The DNA region TCTCCTCGAACTTGCAAGAATAGCGAGGCGCAGGATCACAGCGAGGATATGGAGTTCAGGTTCGGCCATCTCGGCAAGTTGGCCAGAGAGTTTAAGGCCAACGCCGCCATTGTCTACATTATCCGGTTTTGTGACACCTATGAACTGGACGCGCCCGATGTCCGCGAGTATCTTCAAAAGGTTGGGCTTCCTGTTCTGGACATCGAAGACGAGTATCATACCCAATCCCTGGGAAGGCTCCAGACCAGGGTAGAGGCGTTTGTGGAAAGCCTTCAGAGTTAAATAGCACAGAGGCAGGTGAGGTATGCAACAGAAAAAGACGACGGCGATCCATGCAACCAGTACATCCAAGAGGGTTAGATCGATCGTCAAGAATATGAACGACAGGGCTCTATCGGCCAAACAGAATGGTTTGCTGACGGCTTATTGTATGACGGGATGCCAGTACGATGAGATTCTGGTGGCTTTCGATATTGTGCCCATCTGGACCGAAAACTGGGCAGGGCTTTGTGCTGCCAAACGGGAGGCCGGACGATTTCTGCAGAAGGCGGAGAGCCAGGGCTATGCCGATGTTATCTGCGGATACACCCGAGTCGGATTGGGGTTCGATGGTCTCAGGTGTGAACTGGGCCATGCACCGGAAAATTCACCCGATGGCGGCATGGCCGAGCCGGACATGATGCTCGGTTCCAGCTGCAGTTGCGATCCGAGGTACAAGTGGTATCAAGCCCTGGGGCGCTACAAGAAAACCCCTCTGTTCAACGTGGACGTGATGTGGATTCCGGTTGAAGCCGATACCAAAGAGGTTCTCCCATCCTATGTGAAGTATCAGACCAAACAACTAAAGGAGTTGATCGAGTTCCTGGAGCGGCTGACGGGGCGCAAGATGGACTATGACAAATACGAGGAATCCTTTGCCCAGAGTCAGAAGACCTGGCAGTTGTGGTATGAGGTGGATCAACTGCGCAAGGCTGTGCCTTCGCCGATGCCATCTCAGGATCATTTCAACGTGATGGTCCCCGGCATGTTCCTGTGCGGCTATCCTGAGGCGACGCAGTTTTACCAGGACCTGCGGGACGAAGTGCAGGAGCGGGTAAACAACAAGGTTGGAGTTCTGGAGACTGAGAATTACCGGCTGCTTTGGGGTGGAGGACTTCCGCCCTGGCACACGATGTGGGTGTTTAATTACTTCGAAGATCTGGGTGGGGTGTTTGCCATCGAAAACGGCTATCGGGCTTTTGATCCGGTTGAAATTCCTTCCAGCATCAAAGACCCTATCGAGAAGCTGGCCTATAGAAGTGTGATCCGGTTCTCCGAGGGAAATGACGTCGCCAGGAAGCACACCGGCAACGCTACAGTGGAAAAGATACTGAGACAGATTGATGAGTACAAGATCGATGGCGTATTCATGCATGCTTCCAGGTCCTGCCGAGCGATGACGGTGGGACAGATTCACGTGAAAAATTTGATCAGTCGCTACAGCAAAGTTCCTGTCCTTCTTCTCACCAGCGACATCATCGACATGCGCGACTATTCTGAAGCCCATTGGAGAGCGCAGGTGGAGGGCTTCATGGCAGCGGTGGAAACCTACAAAAAAGGCAATCAAAAATCTCAGCAGTCGTCAATTATGGGATAGACTCGATAGACAACTGCGAACAAGATTTGCTGACTGAGAGGAATTTTGCCTTCCGCTTAACAAACCTGGCGCCGGGTGCTGAAAGAGGTTGTTCAGCACAGAAACGGTACGGCGCCTTTGAAAATAGTCTTTTGTTCGTTGTCCGAATTCGGCGAAGGGAAAGTTGAGCAGCGCCTATCTAAATGAGTGGGAATTCCCTGCCTGTGAAGGCGAGGTATCTGTACCATGGCGGTGTGTGAAGTCTTAGCCCAAAAAAGGAGGCCCGCGAACAATAGACGTCCCTCTTCCCACAGTCTATGGAACGGGGAAGTTCTGATTAAGTCCTGATCAACACTTGACCCCCCGAAATTGGGGGAAGAGCAGGGGGTTCGGGGTTCTTACCCCCCCTCGAACCCCCACTGGATGTATCCCATATCACTCCATCAGAGATTCCTGAGAGGTTTCATTTTCATGGAGAACCCATACCTCGAATTGGATTGATTCCAGGAGATATTTCGGGATAAAGGTCTTGAAGATGAACAAGAGAAAGGGAGCTAAACAGCATGGAATGAAACGGGAGGTGAAGATGGCCACGCTATCAAGAGAATATTGGTATGTATAAACCAACTAGTCTATCCACATAGGAAAGGAGGAAAAAGTGTTAGCAAATATAAGCGCATTCTGGTTTCAGGTAATCAAGAGCCGGGCAGGACTGCTGATCCTGTTGTGCATATTGATAGCGATTCCGGCGGCGATCCTCGCCAGTAATGTGGAGATGACCTCCGCATATGACACCTACGTATCAAAGGACTCTCAGGGGTACAAAGACCTTAAGGCGTTCGACCAGTATTTTGCCGGCGATCAGCTAATGCTGATTATGCAGGCGGATAGTTATGACACATTGCTTTCTGATAGCAACTACGAGGCCCTAAAGAAGGTTGAGGCAGAGCTATCCACGCTGCCAAACGCCTTCAGTGTGTCCAGCCCCGCCTTCTTGGCAGAGTTCATGCGGCCTCAGATGCCGACGGGCACACCCACCCAAACAATAATTATCGATCCTACCACCGGGAAGCCGCGGTCCTCGTTTGCCAGCTTCTTCTTCCAAGGCCCGCAGGTCCCGATGCCGACCATGCGTTTGATTCTGACCTTCAAAGGAAACCTCCCGCTGCCGGATAAAGGCGCAATCGCTGACGAAATGCGCGCGGTTGCCGACAAAGCCGGATTCCAGGGTATCACTTCCACTGTTTCCGGGTCCTCCGTCGTCATGTGGTATATCGAAGAAAACCTGGGCAGCGCCCTGGGCGTGGTTATGATAATCGCTTTTGTACTGATGTTCCTCGTGCTGGCGTTCTTTTTCCGGATGCGAGGCTTTTTCGTTTGGCGGTGGTTGGCCCTCGCCGTGGTGGCCGTCGGCGTCATCTACACGATAGGGATTATGGGTCTCATCGATCTGAACATCGCC from Dehalococcoidia bacterium includes:
- a CDS encoding 2-hydroxyacyl-CoA dehydratase family protein, which produces MQQKKTTAIHATSTSKRVRSIVKNMNDRALSAKQNGLLTAYCMTGCQYDEILVAFDIVPIWTENWAGLCAAKREAGRFLQKAESQGYADVICGYTRVGLGFDGLRCELGHAPENSPDGGMAEPDMMLGSSCSCDPRYKWYQALGRYKKTPLFNVDVMWIPVEADTKEVLPSYVKYQTKQLKELIEFLERLTGRKMDYDKYEESFAQSQKTWQLWYEVDQLRKAVPSPMPSQDHFNVMVPGMFLCGYPEATQFYQDLRDEVQERVNNKVGVLETENYRLLWGGGLPPWHTMWVFNYFEDLGGVFAIENGYRAFDPVEIPSSIKDPIEKLAYRSVIRFSEGNDVARKHTGNATVEKILRQIDEYKIDGVFMHASRSCRAMTVGQIHVKNLISRYSKVPVLLLTSDIIDMRDYSEAHWRAQVEGFMAAVETYKKGNQKSQQSSIMG